A single Populus alba chromosome 7, ASM523922v2, whole genome shotgun sequence DNA region contains:
- the LOC118063200 gene encoding cysteine-rich receptor-like protein kinase 34, with translation MGSKTIVSLLLHVIIVSITLTDAQMICYTTGNFTANSTYAKNRDLALRSLASNVTNNGGFYNTTIGLGNDTVYGLVLCMASPSAENCSSCVNDAIRTLMAGCPNQKEAISWGGNPVPCIVHYGNRYFLGSLELSPTEAGYNTGIIYANFRQFLQIWSGLMTDTVTIASTSSSRLMPAAETADLSSSQKIYVFMQCTPDVSPSNCSVCLQHCVDYYKSCCNGYQGGYARTPNCFFRWDLYPFYDLFPQVTSPPPSPSPSPSPPFVISSPPPTNTTIRKGKENTASRTVIVTIVPTAIFLALVILILTIFCFRKPKQEVKNFDEISITKCWEFKFATIKLATNDFSDDNKLGQGGFGAVYKGILADGQAIAVKRLSSNSGQGEVEFKNEVRLLAKLDHRNLVRLLGFCLEGTEKLLIYEFVPNSSLDQFIHDPNKRFILDWEKRYKIIEGIARGILYLHQDSQLRIIHRDLKPSNILLDGNMNAKISDFGMAKLMKTDQTHDAASRIAGTFGYIAPEYARKRQFSVKSDVFSFGVLVLEIVSGQKPSFQDGDDIEHLTSHAWRRWREGTALDLIDPILRNDSAAAMMRCIHIGLLCVQENVADRPTMAAVVLMLSNSSFTLQIPSKPAFFISRRTDQPASSLISYTSRMTQSQLKTVPPSKNEISITELDPR, from the exons ATGGGTTCTAAAACTATCGTCTCTCTTCTTTTACATGTTATTATCGTAAGCATCACTCTTACCGATGCTCAAATGATCTGTTATACCACAGGAAACTTTACAGCTAATAGCACCTACGCAAAAAACCGAGACCTTGCTCTCCGTTCACTAGCTTCCAATGTCACAAACAATGGGGGTTTCTACAATACTACAATAGGTTTAGGCAATGACACAGTTTATGGTCTTGTGCTCTGTATGGCTTCCCCATCAGCTGAAAATTGTTCCAGCTGCGTCAATGATGCTATTCGAACTCTCATGGCGGGATGTCCAAACCAAAAAGAAGCAATTTCATGGGGAGGGAATCCGGTTCCATGTATTGTACATTATGGGAATCGTTATTTTTTAGGATCACTTGAGCTATCTCCTACTGAAGCTGGATATAATACGGGTATCATTTACGCAAATTTTAGACAGTTTCTTCAAATTTGGAGTGGTTTGATGACAGACACAGTAACAATAGCTTCCACGAGCTCATCCAGGCTTATGCCAGCAGCTGAGACAGCAGACCTATCATCCtctcaaaaaatttatgtatttatgcAGTGCACTCCTGATGTATCACCGAGTAATTGCAGTGTTTGCCTACAACATTGCGTAGATTACTATAAAAGTTGCTGCAACGGGTATCAAGGAGGTTATGCCCGGACACCGAACTGTTTTTTTCGGTGGGATTTGTATCCCTTCTACGACTTATTTCCTCAAGTAACATCTCCAccaccatctccatctccatctccatctcctccATTTGTTATTAGTTCTCCTCCGCCAACCAATACCACAATCAGGAAAG GGAAGGAGAATACTGCTTCTCGGACAGTTATTGTTACCATCGTCCCTACAGCTATCTTCTTGGCACTTGTTATCCTTATTCTCACCATTTTCTGTTTTAGGAAGCCAAAGCAAGAGGTCAAAA ATTTCGATGAAATTAGTATCACAAAATGCTGGGAATTCAAATTCGCCACCATCAAACTTGCAACAAACGACTTCTCTGATGATAATAAGCTTGGACAAGGTGGTTTTGGTGCTGTTTACAAG GGTATACTTGCAGACGGACAAGCTATAGCTGTAAAGAGATTATCAAGTAATTCTGGGCAAGGAGAAGTTGAATTTAAGAATGAGGTACGGCTACTAGCCAAACTTGATCACCGGAATCTTGTTAGGTTACTGGGGTTCTGCTTGGAAGGAACAGAAAAGCTTCTAATCTACGAGTTTGTGCCTAATTCAAGTCTCGATCAATTTATACATG ATCCAAACAAACGATTCATCCTGGATTGGGAGAAGCGCTACAAAATCATAGAAGGCATAGCTAGAGGGATTCTGTACCTGCATCAAGATTCTCAGCTCCGGATTATTCATCGTGATCTCAAGCCTAGCAACATTCTGTTAGATGGAAACATGAAtgctaaaatttcagattttggaATGGCAAAGTTAATGAAAACTGATCAAACTCATGATGCTGCATCGAGGATAGCTGGAACCTT TGGCTATATTGCTCCGGAATATGCAAGGAAAAGACAGTTCTCGGTCAAGTCAGATGTGTTTAGTTTTGGAGTGCTAGTCTTGGAGATTGTGAGCGGTCAAAAACCTAGTTTCCAAGATGGAGATGACATAGAGCACCTTACGAGCCAT GCATGGAGACGTTGGAGGGAAGGGACTGCTTTAGATCTTATAGATCCCATTTTGAGGAACGACTCAGCAGCTGCAATGATGAGATGCATCCACATAGGGTTACTCTGCGTTCAAGAAAATGTAGCTGACAGGCCGACAATGGCTGCAGTTGTTCTGATGCTAAGCAACTCTTCTTTTACTTTACAAATACCTTCTAAACCAGCATTTTTTATTAGCAGAAGAACAGATCAACCAGCTTCTTCATTGATCAGCTATACTTCAAGGATGACGCAATCCCAGCTTAAGACTGTCCCACCATCGAAGAATGAGATTTCAATTACTGAGTTAGATCCTCGATAA
- the LOC118063198 gene encoding methyl jasmonate esterase 1 isoform X1, which yields MERQKHFVLVHGACHGAWCWYKVATLLTSAGHKVTALDMAASGVHPKRVEELHTISDYFEPLMDFMTSLPPEERVILVGHSMGGLCSSAAMERFPEKISCAVFAACILPGPDLSFKAAKEEYVRQADSFMDSQYMFDNGPNNPPTSMLLGPDCLSIQLYQLSPAKDLTLAKLLLRPHPLFSDEATQEEVWFTKEKYGSVPRVYIVCDQDKIVKEAIQRWMIEKNPPEEVKVIPGSDHMLMFSKPQETCSCLLEVAGKYA from the exons ATGGAGAGGCAGAAGCATTTTGTGCTAGTCCATGGAGCCTGTCATGGAGCATGGTGTTGGTATAAGGTGGCAACTTTGCTTACATCAGCTGGTCACAAAGTTACAGCTCTGGACATGGCTGCTTCAGGGGTCCATCCAAAGCGGGTAGAAGAGCTCCATACGATCTCAGACTATTTCGAGCCATTGATGGACTTCATGACATCTTTGCCACCAGAAGAAAGGGTGATTCTAGTGGGTCACAGTATGGGTGGGCTCTGTAGTTCTGCTGCAATGGAAAGGTTCCCTGAGAAAATTTCTTGTGCAGTCTTCGCAGCATGTATCTTGCCAGGTCCTGATCTGAGCTTCAAAGCTGCAAAGGAAGAG TATGTCAGACAAGCGGATTCCTTCATGGACTCACAATATATGTTTGATAATGGGCCCAACAATCCTCCAACGTCCATGCTGCTTGGGCCCGACTGCTTGTCAATCCAGCTGTACCAGCTCTCCCCTGCCAAG GATCTTACGCTAGCAAAGCTGTTGCTGCGACCTCACCCTCTGTTTAGTGACGAGGCGACTCAAGAAGAAGTGTGGTTTACGAAGGAGAAGTACGGATCGGTTCCTCGAGTTTATATCGTGTGTGACCAAGACAAGATAGTAAAGGAAGCTATACAGAGAtggatgattgaaaaaaatccacCGGAAGAAGTAAAAGTTATCCCTGGTTCCGATCACATGCTCATGTTTTCTAAACCTCAAGAGACGTGCTCTTGCCTCTTGGAGGTTGCCGGGAAATACGCCTGA
- the LOC118063198 gene encoding methyl jasmonate esterase 1 isoform X2 codes for MERQKHFVLVHGACHGAWCWYKVATLLTSAGHKVTALDMAASGVHPKRVEELHTISDYFEPLMDFMTSLPPEERVILVGHSMGGLCSSAAMERFPEKISCAVFAACILPGPDLSFKAAKEEDLTLAKLLLRPHPLFSDEATQEEVWFTKEKYGSVPRVYIVCDQDKIVKEAIQRWMIEKNPPEEVKVIPGSDHMLMFSKPQETCSCLLEVAGKYA; via the exons ATGGAGAGGCAGAAGCATTTTGTGCTAGTCCATGGAGCCTGTCATGGAGCATGGTGTTGGTATAAGGTGGCAACTTTGCTTACATCAGCTGGTCACAAAGTTACAGCTCTGGACATGGCTGCTTCAGGGGTCCATCCAAAGCGGGTAGAAGAGCTCCATACGATCTCAGACTATTTCGAGCCATTGATGGACTTCATGACATCTTTGCCACCAGAAGAAAGGGTGATTCTAGTGGGTCACAGTATGGGTGGGCTCTGTAGTTCTGCTGCAATGGAAAGGTTCCCTGAGAAAATTTCTTGTGCAGTCTTCGCAGCATGTATCTTGCCAGGTCCTGATCTGAGCTTCAAAGCTGCAAAGGAAGAG GATCTTACGCTAGCAAAGCTGTTGCTGCGACCTCACCCTCTGTTTAGTGACGAGGCGACTCAAGAAGAAGTGTGGTTTACGAAGGAGAAGTACGGATCGGTTCCTCGAGTTTATATCGTGTGTGACCAAGACAAGATAGTAAAGGAAGCTATACAGAGAtggatgattgaaaaaaatccacCGGAAGAAGTAAAAGTTATCCCTGGTTCCGATCACATGCTCATGTTTTCTAAACCTCAAGAGACGTGCTCTTGCCTCTTGGAGGTTGCCGGGAAATACGCCTGA